In Sporocytophaga myxococcoides DSM 11118, one DNA window encodes the following:
- a CDS encoding CusA/CzcA family heavy metal efflux RND transporter: MLDKIIYFSIKHKLIVGMLTIALIIWGCWSATRLPIDAVPDITNNQVQVITTSPSLAAQEVERLISFPVEISMANIPGIIEIRSISRFGLSVVTIVFTDETDIYWARQQVSERLKTAIEQIPKGVGIPDLSPITTGLGEIYQYVLHPQKGYEKKYSTMELRTIQDWIVRRQMLGTKGVADISSFGGYLKQFEVAIDPEKLRSMNITIGEVFAALETNNQNAGGAYIDKLPNAYFIRTEGLAGGLEDIKKIVVKNTANGTPVLIRDVGTVQFGHAIRYGAMTRNDQGEAVGGIVMMLKGANSNEVIGNVKERIEQISKSLPEGIEVEAFLDRTKLVDNAIHTVSKNLIEGALIVIFVLVLMLGNFRAGLVVASVIPLAMLFAISMMNLFGVSGNLMSLGAIDFGLIVDGAVIIVEATLHHITGRGYTHRLSQEEMDAEVYDAASKIRSSAAFGEIIILIVYLPILALVGIEGKMFKPMAQTVSFAILGAFILSLTYVPMMSALCLSKKEEHKKNISDRIMEFFQKVYHPLREFALRKKIVVSLIAFLLFGGSLLLFLNMGGEFIPTLDEGDFAVETRVLMGSSMQETINTSLKAGEILKKQFPEVKEVIGKVGSSEIPTDPMPIEACDLMIILKDKDEWTSASNRDELANKMQDVLEDELPGVNFGFQQPIQMRFNELMTGARQDVAIKIYGEDLDILTEQANKLGRIVSPIEGAKDLYVEKVTGLPQIVVSFDRDKIAQFGLNIDEMNRIIRTAFAGEATGLVYEGERRFDMVVRLDKVDRQSIDDVRQIYVTTPKGNQIPLSQVANIEFKVGPNQIQRDDTKRRIIVAFNVRGRDVESIVEEIKLKVDKQMKLPPGYYITYGGQFKNLIEAKERLSIAVPIALGLIFILLYFTFDSVKQSILIFTAIPLSAIGGVLALYLRDMPFSISAGVGFIALFGVAVLNGIVLIGEFNRLKFSGLTDLYEIVRKGTEIRLRPVLMTALVASLGFLPMALSQGSGAEVQKPLATVVIGGLISATLLTLLILPILYIFSETGFKKVSPAAMILMIPVFLFLSSSSAEAQTTPKSITLEQALQMAHEQNNSIKSAQYEVEYNKALKGTATEIAKTNATLMYGQYNSFYNDNNVTLSQDIPFPMVMHRQAQYYKATTKSAEYNLAVTKNDLDYRIKVAYYNLRFAKARMQLQFKLDTLYSNFLNAADLRLKTGETNTLEKATAQSQFYENRTYITQVNADIKIYETQLQTLLNSAEPVTSIESSLDKRPMVLMEDTGAIGANPTLNYFQQQVQVANANKVLQKARMLPDLNVGYFSQTLYGATDYQDLSVIAGKGQRFQGVMVGVSVPLWIKPQMSRIKATEASLNAAKTSHKAFERNLQGEYENAYQQYEKYKVSLANYEGNVLPTAQVLENSAWKNYRTGNIGYLEFSQGIARAVTIEQGYLNVLNQYNHAIIFIEYLIGNK, translated from the coding sequence ATGTTAGATAAAATTATATATTTCTCGATAAAGCATAAGTTAATTGTCGGGATGTTAACTATTGCGCTTATTATCTGGGGCTGCTGGTCTGCAACACGGCTCCCGATAGATGCTGTACCAGACATTACAAATAATCAGGTCCAGGTCATTACTACGAGTCCCTCTCTTGCTGCTCAGGAGGTAGAAAGGTTAATCAGCTTTCCTGTCGAGATCAGTATGGCTAATATTCCAGGGATTATTGAGATCCGTTCAATTTCCAGATTTGGCCTTTCTGTAGTTACAATTGTTTTTACAGATGAGACTGATATTTATTGGGCAAGACAACAGGTTTCAGAAAGATTAAAGACTGCTATAGAACAGATTCCCAAAGGTGTCGGCATCCCTGATTTAAGCCCTATTACAACAGGTTTAGGGGAAATCTATCAATATGTACTTCATCCTCAAAAAGGATATGAAAAGAAATATTCAACAATGGAACTGCGTACAATTCAGGACTGGATAGTACGCAGGCAGATGCTGGGTACAAAAGGAGTTGCAGATATAAGCAGTTTTGGCGGATATCTTAAACAATTTGAGGTAGCGATTGATCCTGAAAAACTTCGCAGCATGAACATTACCATAGGGGAGGTTTTTGCAGCTCTGGAAACCAATAATCAGAATGCGGGCGGAGCATATATTGACAAGCTACCCAATGCCTACTTTATAAGAACCGAAGGACTCGCCGGAGGTTTGGAAGATATTAAAAAGATCGTTGTCAAGAATACAGCTAATGGAACACCTGTATTAATAAGAGATGTTGGAACTGTTCAGTTTGGACACGCAATTCGTTATGGTGCTATGACTCGCAATGATCAGGGTGAAGCAGTCGGTGGTATTGTGATGATGTTAAAAGGGGCGAATTCCAATGAAGTTATTGGTAATGTAAAAGAGCGAATTGAGCAAATCAGTAAATCCTTGCCTGAAGGCATTGAGGTTGAAGCTTTTCTCGACAGAACAAAACTTGTAGACAATGCCATTCACACTGTTTCAAAAAATCTGATTGAAGGCGCTCTGATAGTGATTTTTGTCCTCGTATTAATGTTGGGCAATTTCAGAGCTGGTTTAGTGGTAGCTTCTGTGATCCCGCTAGCCATGTTGTTTGCTATTTCGATGATGAACCTTTTTGGAGTATCAGGAAATCTGATGTCTCTTGGTGCTATTGATTTCGGATTAATCGTGGATGGTGCCGTAATTATTGTAGAAGCAACCTTACATCACATAACAGGAAGGGGATATACGCATAGATTATCACAGGAGGAGATGGATGCAGAGGTTTATGATGCTGCTTCCAAGATCAGAAGTTCTGCTGCATTCGGAGAAATTATAATCCTGATCGTTTATCTTCCTATACTTGCTCTTGTTGGCATTGAAGGGAAAATGTTTAAGCCTATGGCTCAGACAGTATCATTTGCTATTCTGGGAGCTTTTATACTTTCACTTACATATGTGCCTATGATGTCGGCTCTGTGTTTGAGTAAAAAAGAAGAACATAAGAAAAATATTTCTGACAGGATTATGGAGTTTTTTCAGAAGGTATATCACCCTCTAAGGGAATTTGCTTTGAGAAAGAAGATCGTTGTTTCCTTGATAGCATTTTTACTGTTTGGTGGAAGCCTGTTACTGTTTTTGAATATGGGAGGAGAATTTATTCCTACTCTTGATGAAGGAGACTTTGCTGTAGAGACAAGGGTATTAATGGGAAGCTCCATGCAGGAAACGATCAACACTTCATTAAAAGCTGGAGAGATTTTGAAAAAACAATTTCCCGAAGTGAAAGAGGTGATAGGTAAAGTAGGCTCGAGCGAAATACCCACAGATCCAATGCCTATTGAAGCCTGCGATCTTATGATCATTCTGAAAGACAAAGATGAATGGACAAGTGCTTCAAACAGAGATGAATTGGCCAATAAAATGCAAGATGTTCTCGAAGATGAATTACCCGGAGTGAATTTCGGTTTTCAGCAACCTATCCAGATGCGCTTTAATGAATTGATGACAGGCGCCAGACAAGATGTGGCAATAAAGATTTATGGTGAAGACCTTGACATTCTTACCGAGCAGGCCAATAAGCTGGGCAGGATTGTTTCCCCGATAGAGGGTGCAAAGGATTTGTATGTAGAAAAAGTTACAGGGCTACCACAGATTGTAGTTTCCTTTGACAGAGATAAAATAGCTCAGTTCGGATTAAACATTGATGAAATGAACAGGATTATACGAACTGCTTTTGCCGGGGAAGCTACAGGCCTTGTCTATGAGGGAGAAAGACGATTTGATATGGTTGTAAGGCTGGATAAAGTGGACAGACAGAGTATAGATGATGTAAGACAAATTTATGTTACTACCCCAAAAGGTAATCAGATACCTCTATCACAAGTAGCTAATATAGAGTTCAAAGTAGGACCTAATCAGATTCAAAGAGACGATACCAAAAGGAGAATTATAGTGGCATTTAATGTGAGGGGAAGAGACGTGGAAAGTATAGTAGAAGAGATCAAGTTAAAGGTGGATAAGCAAATGAAGCTTCCCCCGGGTTATTACATTACCTATGGTGGTCAGTTTAAAAATCTTATTGAAGCAAAGGAAAGATTAAGCATAGCTGTGCCGATTGCATTAGGCCTAATATTCATATTGCTGTACTTTACTTTTGATTCTGTAAAACAAAGCATACTGATTTTTACTGCCATTCCGCTTTCTGCAATTGGGGGAGTCTTAGCATTGTATTTGCGGGATATGCCTTTCAGTATTTCGGCAGGTGTTGGTTTTATCGCACTTTTTGGAGTAGCAGTACTTAATGGAATAGTTCTTATAGGTGAGTTTAACAGATTGAAATTCAGTGGCCTGACTGATCTGTATGAGATAGTCAGAAAAGGAACTGAAATTCGTTTACGTCCGGTATTAATGACTGCTTTGGTTGCCTCGCTTGGCTTCCTGCCTATGGCGCTTTCTCAGGGTTCCGGAGCAGAAGTACAAAAGCCTCTTGCTACTGTGGTAATTGGAGGTTTAATATCAGCGACCTTGCTTACTTTACTTATTTTACCTATACTCTATATTTTCTCAGAGACTGGATTTAAGAAAGTTTCACCTGCTGCAATGATCTTGATGATTCCAGTATTTTTGTTTTTATCCAGTAGTAGTGCAGAAGCACAAACAACACCCAAGAGCATTACTTTAGAACAAGCGCTGCAAATGGCTCATGAACAGAATAACTCGATTAAGTCTGCTCAGTATGAGGTAGAGTATAATAAAGCACTGAAAGGAACGGCAACAGAGATCGCTAAGACGAATGCGACACTTATGTATGGTCAGTATAATAGTTTTTATAATGACAATAACGTAACCTTGTCTCAGGATATTCCTTTCCCAATGGTTATGCACCGTCAGGCTCAATATTACAAAGCTACGACGAAAAGTGCAGAGTATAATCTTGCTGTAACAAAGAATGACCTGGACTATAGGATTAAAGTTGCCTATTATAATCTGAGGTTTGCCAAAGCCAGAATGCAATTGCAGTTTAAGCTGGATACGCTTTACTCGAACTTTCTGAATGCTGCAGATCTTCGTTTAAAGACAGGAGAAACCAATACACTTGAAAAAGCTACTGCACAAAGCCAGTTTTATGAAAACCGAACTTATATCACTCAGGTGAATGCTGATATAAAGATTTATGAGACACAGCTTCAGACCCTATTAAATAGTGCAGAGCCTGTTACTTCAATAGAATCATCATTGGATAAAAGACCTATGGTTTTAATGGAAGACACAGGTGCAATAGGGGCTAATCCTACCTTAAATTACTTTCAGCAACAAGTGCAAGTGGCTAATGCCAATAAGGTACTTCAAAAGGCAAGGATGCTTCCGGATTTAAATGTTGGATACTTTTCCCAAACCCTTTATGGAGCTACAGATTATCAAGATCTGTCTGTTATTGCGGGCAAAGGCCAACGGTTTCAAGGGGTAATGGTTGGTGTTTCTGTGCCATTATGGATTAAACCTCAAATGTCCAGAATAAAGGCAACAGAAGCTTCTTTAAACGCAGCCAAGACCAGTCATAAAGCTTTTGAAAGGAATCTTCAGGGAGAATATGAGAATGCTTATCAGCAGTATGAGAAATACAAGGTAAGTCTGGCGAATTATGAAGGCAATGTATTACCTACAGCTCAGGTTCTGGAAAATAGCGCCTGGAAAAATTATCGCACTGGTAATATAGGATATCTGGAGTTTTCCCAGGGTATTGCCAGAGCAGTTACTATTGAGCAAGGCTATCTGAATGTTTTAAATCAGTATAATCACGCCATTATTTTTATAGAATACCTGATTGGTAATAAATAA
- a CDS encoding DUF6660 family protein, translated as MKIFVFIISFYVMALSIMPCLDSFTCEGEKSSVSISGMHDHSEDEGDLCSPFCICSCCGCSFVGVNIPVFFSQSIKTVEPRGNVPYYSQFNSSYYHSFWQPPKLS; from the coding sequence ATGAAGATTTTCGTTTTTATAATAAGTTTCTATGTCATGGCTTTGTCAATAATGCCATGTTTGGATTCTTTTACCTGCGAAGGAGAAAAATCTTCTGTGTCTATTTCCGGAATGCATGATCACAGTGAAGATGAGGGTGACTTATGTAGCCCTTTTTGTATTTGTTCCTGCTGTGGCTGTTCGTTTGTAGGAGTTAATATCCCTGTATTTTTTAGTCAGAGTATAAAGACAGTTGAGCCACGTGGCAATGTTCCTTACTACTCTCAGTTTAATTCTTCTTATTACCATTCATTCTGGCAACCGCCAAAGCTTTCCTAA
- a CDS encoding TonB-dependent receptor codes for MSAQYTSQILLHSYLSRHKQKHRQQHFYNNSEKGHFARFKGDRIPNRPYYFANAGADYCFKNIISKDDKILLYWHLRYTHQYFLSWESLGDRSSKQVIPDQTLQNIGISYSMPIKDKPSTLSVEIQNFTNKKAYDFFGVQRPGRAVFMKVITQF; via the coding sequence ATGTCTGCTCAATACACCAGTCAAATTCTTCTTCATTCATACCTTTCCAGGCATAAACAGAAACACCGGCAGCAGCATTTTTACAACAACTCTGAGAAAGGCCATTTTGCGCGCTTTAAAGGAGACAGAATTCCCAACCGCCCATATTATTTTGCCAATGCAGGGGCTGATTACTGTTTTAAAAATATAATAAGCAAAGACGATAAAATTTTACTTTACTGGCATCTCAGATACACACATCAATATTTTCTTAGCTGGGAAAGTCTCGGTGACAGGTCATCTAAACAGGTGATTCCTGATCAGACACTACAGAACATAGGTATAAGTTACAGTATGCCTATCAAAGATAAACCCTCAACGCTGAGTGTAGAAATACAAAACTTTACCAATAAAAAAGCTTATGATTTTTTTGGAGTACAACGTCCCGGACGCGCAGTATTTATGAAGGTCATTACACAATTTTAA
- a CDS encoding DUF4374 domain-containing protein produces the protein MKKLQFSSTMFFLLGLFICLSFSSCKKKDDPSPSGSSETAYLYTGRYTTPDGRKFLMGAFPAVPTSNPDMSKLTELTGTSVATFTYNGFVYSWDGEASTMTKWKVEDNLQLTKLDILSFVNTGISGNNFGAAFFSETEAYLPGLRQNIMVKWNPADMTITESINVQSPNTTYEAWNWRTYISGDNLVIPLELNDFDKLTVESKVIVAIFNTKNKTITYAEDNRVPGNSMMFPDENGNLYSYPSATTPFMEHYGPDNNYPAQGGMIRINKGESSFDPNFYVNVMEVTGGAAIMGMFYAGNNNWLVKQYKSESDFPATEDLWDFWNKELEFKLMNHDAKTSVAFPGKSNGYSGNNSWFIVDGKYYHQNPNKVTGNTEIGTISANGWEKIYEIQGGDLSDLARIR, from the coding sequence ATGAAAAAGTTACAGTTTTCCAGTACTATGTTTTTTCTGCTCGGGCTATTCATATGTTTGAGCTTCAGTTCATGTAAAAAGAAGGATGATCCTTCACCAAGTGGAAGTAGTGAAACTGCCTATTTGTACACAGGAAGATATACTACACCCGACGGAAGAAAATTTTTAATGGGAGCCTTCCCTGCTGTCCCAACTTCCAATCCTGATATGTCCAAACTTACTGAACTTACAGGTACAAGTGTAGCGACATTTACCTATAATGGCTTTGTATATAGCTGGGATGGTGAAGCTTCTACAATGACAAAATGGAAGGTGGAAGATAATTTGCAATTAACCAAATTAGATATCCTGAGCTTTGTAAACACAGGGATATCCGGAAATAATTTCGGAGCAGCATTTTTCTCAGAGACTGAAGCATATCTACCTGGCTTAAGACAAAATATAATGGTAAAATGGAATCCTGCTGATATGACCATTACTGAATCAATCAATGTACAATCTCCCAATACAACCTATGAAGCATGGAACTGGAGAACCTATATTTCAGGTGATAATCTGGTAATTCCTCTGGAGCTAAATGATTTTGATAAACTTACCGTAGAATCTAAAGTGATTGTGGCAATATTTAATACAAAAAATAAAACAATCACTTATGCGGAAGATAATAGAGTCCCTGGGAATAGCATGATGTTTCCTGATGAGAACGGAAATCTCTATTCATATCCATCGGCTACTACACCTTTTATGGAACATTATGGTCCTGACAACAACTATCCTGCACAAGGTGGTATGATCAGAATCAATAAAGGAGAAAGTAGTTTTGATCCAAACTTCTATGTAAATGTTATGGAAGTAACTGGTGGTGCTGCAATAATGGGAATGTTTTATGCAGGCAATAATAACTGGCTTGTAAAGCAATATAAGAGTGAGTCTGATTTTCCTGCAACTGAGGATTTATGGGATTTCTGGAATAAAGAATTAGAATTCAAATTAATGAATCATGATGCTAAAACTTCTGTGGCATTTCCCGGCAAAAGCAATGGTTATTCAGGGAACAATAGCTGGTTTATTGTAGATGGTAAATATTATCATCAAAACCCAAATAAGGTTACTGGCAATACAGAAATTGGTACTATCAGTGCAAATGGATGGGAGAAAATTTATGAAATTCAAGGTGGCGATTTGAGTGACCTTGCGAGAATCAGATAA
- a CDS encoding PepSY-associated TM helix domain-containing protein, protein MSIKKNIKIIHRWLGFISGLVVFIVALTGAIYAFEEEISDLIYPYQTIPIQKAPEISIETIKEACSPYLDHINAIYFEGKGRPIAVREIGKNSNGQRYNKYLYLNPYTAEVVHKKFDNSKSFFDIVIGLHINLLLGDVGSYIVKYGTLIFLIILLSGIYLWWPKNKKGVKQRFTLDWKNSTKWKRKNFDLHTVLGFYASVFVLFAAITGLAWTFDWMDKAIYATATFGKPYKTWEETLSVSDTLLHPISSIEDLVMDKAIKDLNGAYISKRFYIPSSTTEAFRIYFTPEKGTNYKDILYYYDQRTGRLLKKETPEDKNNGEYLRDMYYDIHVGQLLGFPGRVAMFFACLITASLPVTGFIIWWGRRNKKNRTSNKSSSKSRPSLQHN, encoded by the coding sequence ATGTCAATTAAGAAAAACATAAAAATTATACATCGCTGGCTCGGATTTATATCCGGGCTGGTGGTGTTTATTGTGGCGCTTACAGGTGCGATATATGCTTTTGAAGAGGAAATCTCAGATTTGATATATCCATATCAGACTATTCCGATTCAAAAAGCTCCGGAAATATCTATTGAAACTATTAAAGAAGCTTGTTCTCCTTACTTAGATCATATTAATGCAATTTATTTTGAAGGAAAGGGCAGGCCTATAGCCGTAAGAGAAATAGGAAAAAATTCCAACGGTCAGCGCTATAACAAATATTTATATCTCAATCCATATACTGCAGAGGTAGTTCATAAAAAATTTGATAACTCTAAATCCTTTTTTGATATAGTTATTGGTTTGCACATAAATTTATTATTGGGAGATGTAGGTTCTTACATAGTAAAATATGGGACACTTATCTTTTTAATAATACTTTTATCCGGAATTTACCTGTGGTGGCCTAAAAATAAAAAGGGAGTAAAGCAGCGATTTACTTTGGATTGGAAAAATTCTACCAAGTGGAAACGCAAGAACTTTGACCTGCATACAGTTCTTGGTTTTTATGCTTCTGTATTTGTATTGTTTGCTGCCATAACCGGATTAGCCTGGACTTTTGACTGGATGGACAAGGCAATATATGCTACAGCTACATTTGGAAAACCTTATAAAACCTGGGAAGAAACACTTTCAGTATCGGATACTTTACTACACCCCATCTCATCTATTGAAGATCTTGTAATGGATAAAGCTATTAAGGATTTAAATGGAGCTTATATAAGTAAACGATTTTACATTCCATCATCTACAACAGAAGCTTTCAGAATTTACTTCACTCCCGAAAAAGGAACCAATTATAAAGATATCTTATATTATTATGACCAGCGCACAGGTCGTTTATTGAAAAAAGAAACTCCGGAAGATAAAAACAATGGAGAATATTTAAGAGACATGTATTATGATATCCATGTGGGGCAATTGCTTGGATTTCCTGGAAGGGTAGCCATGTTTTTCGCATGCCTGATTACAGCCAGCCTTCCTGTTACCGGATTTATAA